One stretch of Amycolatopsis sp. NBC_00345 DNA includes these proteins:
- a CDS encoding ribose-phosphate diphosphokinase, producing MTSASADNAKRGKSLRDIAVFSGSAHPELAAEICTHLGVPLYPVQVDRFANDCLQVQLQANCRERDVFLIQPLVTPVQENLVELMLMLDAARGASAARTTVVMPHYAYARSDKKDAPRISIGGRLVADLMVTAGANRVLAMTLHSPQVHGFFSVPVDHLHALNELARHFRQYDLSNTTVVSPDLGNAKEAAHFARLLGVQVAAGAKQRYADDRVQITSVIGEITGRDLIVLDDEIARGSTVLELLDRLRELKPRSIRVACTHGLFADKALDRIGSQEDVLEIVCTNTVPVPVEERTDKLRILSIAPAMAEAMRRIHNGESVSSLFEPV from the coding sequence ATGACCTCGGCATCGGCGGACAACGCGAAACGGGGAAAGTCCTTGCGGGACATCGCGGTTTTCAGTGGTAGCGCCCATCCCGAGCTGGCGGCGGAGATCTGCACCCACCTGGGCGTGCCGCTGTACCCCGTCCAGGTCGACCGGTTCGCCAACGACTGTCTCCAGGTCCAGCTGCAGGCCAACTGCCGGGAGCGGGACGTCTTCCTGATCCAGCCGCTGGTCACGCCGGTGCAGGAGAACCTCGTCGAGCTGATGCTGATGCTCGACGCCGCGCGGGGCGCTTCGGCCGCGCGCACCACCGTCGTCATGCCGCACTACGCGTACGCGCGTTCCGACAAGAAGGACGCGCCGCGGATCTCCATCGGCGGCCGGCTCGTCGCCGACCTGATGGTCACGGCGGGGGCGAACCGCGTGCTGGCGATGACCCTGCACTCGCCGCAGGTCCACGGCTTCTTCAGCGTGCCCGTCGACCACTTGCACGCGCTGAACGAGCTGGCGCGGCACTTCCGCCAGTACGACCTCTCCAACACCACCGTCGTGTCGCCCGACCTGGGCAACGCCAAGGAGGCGGCGCACTTCGCGCGGCTGCTCGGCGTGCAGGTCGCGGCCGGGGCGAAGCAGCGTTACGCCGACGACCGCGTCCAGATCACGTCGGTGATCGGCGAGATCACCGGCCGGGACCTGATCGTGCTCGACGACGAGATCGCGCGGGGCAGCACCGTGCTGGAGCTGCTCGACCGGCTGCGGGAGCTGAAGCCGCGCTCGATCCGCGTCGCCTGCACCCACGGGCTGTTCGCCGACAAGGCGCTGGACCGGATCGGCAGCCAGGAGGACGTGCTCGAGATCGTCTGCACCAACACGGTGCCGGTGCCGGTCGAGGAGCGCACCGACAAGCTGCGGATCCTCTCGATCGCGCCGGCCATGGCCGAGGCGATGCGGCGGATCCACAACGGCGAGTCGGTCAGCTCGCTGTTCGAGCCCGTCTGA
- a CDS encoding D-arabinono-1,4-lactone oxidase: MTPWSNWAGTAKASPQRVHQPRSTTEVADVVSGVTDAGRRVRPWGSGHSFTAIAVAEHDALDLRHLTGIEQADLATHRVTVRAGTTLKQLNAELDALGLAMTNLGDIDAQTVAGAISTGTHGTGARFGGISTQITALQLVLADGSVVTCSADERPDLFNAARVGLGALGVITSVTLQCEPSFVLSAQERPEPLEQVLEGFDEFAEANDHFEFYWFPYGKNALVKRNNRLPLDAERKPLSRLKQFVDYELTENIAFGGICRLGRAVPKLVQPLGGFAAQVLSARDYSDLSHRVFVTHRGVRFVESEYAIPRESLHDVLAELRALVPRLENPVMFPVEVRVAAADDIWLSTANGRDSAYIAIHQFLGMPYREYFDGFAAIVAQVGGRPHWGKMHDLDAAALRTRYPRFDDFLAVRKETDPTGTFTNTYLDRVLGR; this comes from the coding sequence ATGACTCCGTGGAGCAACTGGGCCGGCACGGCGAAGGCCTCTCCGCAGCGGGTGCATCAGCCCCGCAGCACAACCGAGGTCGCCGACGTCGTCAGCGGCGTCACCGACGCCGGCCGCCGCGTCCGCCCGTGGGGCAGCGGCCACTCCTTCACGGCGATCGCCGTCGCCGAGCACGACGCGCTCGACCTCCGGCACCTGACCGGGATCGAGCAGGCCGACCTCGCCACGCACCGCGTCACGGTCCGCGCCGGCACCACGCTCAAGCAGCTCAACGCCGAACTCGACGCGCTCGGCCTCGCCATGACGAACCTCGGCGACATCGACGCGCAGACCGTCGCCGGCGCGATTTCGACCGGCACCCACGGCACCGGCGCGCGCTTCGGCGGCATCTCGACGCAGATCACCGCGCTCCAGCTGGTGCTCGCCGACGGCTCCGTCGTCACCTGCTCCGCGGACGAGCGGCCGGACCTCTTCAACGCCGCCCGTGTCGGTCTCGGCGCCCTCGGCGTGATCACCAGCGTCACCCTGCAGTGTGAACCCTCGTTCGTGTTATCCGCGCAGGAGCGGCCGGAGCCGCTGGAGCAGGTGCTCGAAGGCTTCGACGAGTTCGCCGAGGCGAACGACCACTTCGAGTTCTACTGGTTCCCCTACGGCAAGAACGCGCTGGTCAAGCGCAACAACCGGCTGCCGCTGGACGCCGAGCGCAAGCCGTTGTCGAGGCTCAAGCAGTTCGTGGACTACGAACTGACGGAGAACATCGCGTTCGGCGGCATCTGCCGGCTCGGCCGCGCCGTGCCCAAGCTCGTGCAGCCGCTCGGCGGGTTCGCGGCGCAGGTGCTTTCGGCGCGCGATTACAGCGACCTCTCGCACCGCGTCTTCGTGACGCACCGCGGCGTGCGGTTCGTGGAGTCCGAGTACGCGATCCCGCGCGAGTCACTGCACGACGTGCTCGCCGAGCTGCGCGCGCTCGTGCCGCGGCTGGAGAATCCCGTGATGTTCCCGGTGGAGGTGCGGGTCGCCGCCGCCGACGACATCTGGCTCTCCACGGCGAACGGCCGCGACTCCGCCTACATCGCCATCCACCAGTTCCTCGGCATGCCCTACCGCGAGTACTTCGACGGCTTCGCGGCGATCGTCGCCCAGGTCGGCGGCCGCCCGCACTGGGGCAAGATGCACGACCTCGACGCCGCCGCGCTGCGCACGCGTTACCCGCGCTTCGACGATTTCCTGGCCGTGCGCAAGGAAACCGACCCGACCGGGACCTTCACCAACACCTACCTGGACCGGGTGCTGGGCCGCTGA
- a CDS encoding amino acid deaminase/aldolase, with protein sequence MTTSPNGYDLATKDLDPPFAIVDLDAFDANADDLLRRAAGKPIRVVSKSVRCRALLDRVLARDGFEGLMCYSLAEAVWHAEQGTTDDIVVAYPTADHGALRRLAANDAARAAITIMVDSAAHLDLVDAALGHGHPDIRVCLELDASWRPLPGVHVGTRRSPLFTVKQAVAFAREVVKRPGFVLAGVMAYEGQIAGLGDNAGSSLNNAVIAWMHRHSAAELARRRGAVVRAVREVADIEFVNGGGTGSIETTGAEDVVTEIAAGSGLLAPTLFDGYSRFHPRPSALFALPVVRRPARDVATLFSGGYIASGPTGPSRVPSPYLPAGLKLLGFEGAGEVQTPVSGAAARTLRLGDRVWLRHAKAGELAERFTHYHLVTDNQVDQTVPTYRGEQQNFG encoded by the coding sequence GTGACCACCTCTCCCAACGGGTACGACCTCGCGACGAAGGACCTCGATCCGCCGTTCGCGATCGTCGACCTGGACGCGTTCGACGCGAACGCCGATGACCTGCTGCGCCGCGCGGCCGGCAAGCCGATCCGGGTGGTCAGCAAGTCGGTGCGCTGCCGGGCCCTGCTCGACCGGGTGCTCGCGCGCGACGGCTTCGAGGGCCTGATGTGCTACTCGCTGGCCGAGGCCGTGTGGCACGCGGAGCAGGGCACGACGGACGACATCGTCGTCGCGTACCCGACGGCGGACCACGGTGCGCTGCGCCGCCTCGCCGCGAACGACGCGGCCCGCGCGGCGATCACGATCATGGTCGACTCGGCCGCGCACCTGGACCTGGTCGACGCGGCGCTCGGCCACGGGCACCCGGACATCCGCGTGTGCCTGGAGCTGGACGCGTCGTGGCGGCCCCTGCCCGGCGTGCACGTCGGGACCCGGCGCTCGCCGTTGTTCACCGTGAAACAAGCGGTCGCGTTCGCGCGTGAAGTGGTGAAGCGGCCGGGTTTTGTGCTCGCGGGCGTGATGGCGTACGAGGGTCAGATCGCGGGCCTGGGCGACAACGCGGGCAGCAGCCTGAACAACGCGGTGATCGCGTGGATGCATCGCCACTCGGCCGCCGAGCTGGCGCGTCGTCGTGGCGCCGTGGTGCGCGCGGTGCGTGAGGTCGCGGACATCGAGTTCGTCAACGGCGGCGGCACCGGCAGCATCGAGACGACGGGCGCGGAGGACGTCGTCACGGAGATCGCCGCGGGCTCGGGCCTGCTGGCCCCCACGCTGTTCGACGGGTACTCCCGCTTCCACCCGCGCCCCTCGGCGCTGTTCGCGCTGCCGGTGGTCCGCCGCCCCGCGCGCGACGTCGCCACGCTGTTTTCGGGCGGCTACATCGCTTCCGGCCCGACGGGCCCTTCGCGCGTGCCGTCGCCGTACCTGCCGGCCGGCCTGAAGCTGCTGGGCTTCGAGGGCGCCGGCGAGGTCCAGACCCCGGTCTCGGGAGCGGCCGCGCGCACTCTGCGCCTGGGCGACCGGGTGTGGCTACGCCACGCGAAGGCGGGCGAGCTGGCGGAGCGCTTCACGCACTACCACCTGGTGACGGACAACCAGGTCGACCAGACCGTGCCGACCTACCGGGGCGAGCAGCAGAACTTCGGCTGA
- a CDS encoding TetR/AcrR family transcriptional regulator, with protein sequence MSETQAEPTPLRRKPVQQRSAKRVEQMLDASAELIDELGYDALTTTLIAKRASVAVGSLYQFFPDKRAVVQALTQRNLERFVAAVNERLKELSPEHWWNIVDSVLDIYLQMHREIPGFSKVHFGDVIDLQLLDEERDNNSVIVDSLVEILSVQVDSSPEELRFAIAIANETADALLKLAFRRDPQGDERIVAEAKDVVKGYLASKFGE encoded by the coding sequence GTGTCCGAGACTCAGGCGGAGCCCACACCGCTGCGGCGCAAGCCCGTGCAGCAGCGCAGCGCCAAGCGAGTGGAGCAGATGCTGGACGCCAGCGCGGAGCTCATCGACGAGCTCGGCTACGACGCGCTGACGACCACCCTCATCGCGAAGCGTGCCAGCGTCGCGGTCGGTTCGCTGTACCAGTTCTTCCCCGACAAACGGGCAGTCGTGCAGGCGCTCACGCAGCGGAACCTGGAGCGTTTCGTGGCCGCCGTGAACGAGCGGCTCAAGGAGCTGAGCCCGGAGCACTGGTGGAACATCGTCGACTCCGTGCTGGACATCTACCTGCAGATGCACCGGGAGATCCCCGGGTTTTCGAAGGTCCACTTCGGTGACGTGATCGACCTCCAGCTGCTCGACGAGGAGCGGGACAACAACTCCGTGATCGTCGACTCGCTGGTGGAAATCCTCAGCGTGCAGGTCGACAGCTCGCCCGAAGAGCTGCGGTTCGCCATCGCGATCGCCAACGAGACCGCGGACGCCCTCCTGAAACTCGCCTTCCGCCGCGACCCCCAGGGCGACGAGCGGATCGTGGCCGAGGCCAAGGACGTGGTGAAGGGCTACCTGGCGAGCAAGTTCGGGGAGTGA
- a CDS encoding GH1 family beta-glucosidase has translation MDYPTFPPDFLWGVSTSAFQIEGATAEGGRGPSIWDTFTATDGKIARGEDAKVAADHYHRYSEDIALMGELGVGAYRLSIAWPRIQPEGTGKPNAEGLAFYDKLLDEVCAAGVAPVVTLYHWDTPQPIEDAGGWLARDTAERFGEYAAIVGERFADRVKLWIPLNEPMVMSIYGYGIGEYAPGQFLLLDALPTAHHQNLAHGRAVQALRAAGATGIGTANNHSPVWTVTEGAETEADREAAVWLDALLNRTFADPVLLGSYPEQVHPHLPANFADDLADIAQPLDFYGVNYYEPQGVAAPGEGNPLPFELRPVEGYPMTTNDSPIVPQGLRELLVSFQDRYQQQLPPIHITENGCSFDDEPGADGLVHDAERIEFLDNHLRAVREAMDAGVDVRGYFVWSLLDNFEWSKGYAPRFGLVHVDYETQRRTPKDSFAWYRKLVRHE, from the coding sequence GTGGACTACCCGACCTTCCCGCCCGACTTCCTATGGGGTGTTTCGACCTCGGCGTTCCAGATCGAGGGGGCCACGGCCGAAGGCGGCCGCGGACCGTCCATCTGGGACACCTTCACCGCGACCGACGGCAAGATCGCGCGCGGTGAGGACGCCAAGGTAGCGGCGGACCACTATCACCGCTACTCCGAAGACATCGCGCTGATGGGCGAACTCGGCGTCGGCGCCTACCGGCTGTCCATCGCGTGGCCGCGGATCCAGCCCGAGGGCACCGGGAAGCCGAACGCGGAGGGCCTCGCCTTCTACGACAAGCTCCTCGACGAGGTCTGCGCGGCCGGTGTCGCCCCCGTTGTCACGCTGTACCACTGGGACACCCCACAACCCATCGAGGACGCCGGCGGCTGGCTCGCGCGCGACACGGCCGAGCGCTTCGGCGAGTACGCCGCGATCGTGGGCGAGCGTTTCGCCGATCGCGTGAAGCTGTGGATCCCGCTCAACGAGCCGATGGTCATGTCGATCTACGGCTACGGCATCGGCGAGTACGCGCCCGGCCAGTTCCTGCTGCTCGACGCGTTGCCCACCGCGCACCACCAGAACCTTGCCCACGGCCGCGCCGTGCAGGCACTCCGGGCCGCCGGCGCCACGGGCATCGGCACGGCCAACAACCACTCGCCCGTCTGGACCGTCACCGAAGGCGCCGAAACCGAGGCCGACCGCGAGGCCGCCGTCTGGCTCGACGCGCTGCTGAACCGCACCTTCGCCGACCCCGTGCTGCTCGGCAGTTACCCCGAGCAGGTCCACCCGCACCTGCCCGCGAACTTCGCCGACGACCTGGCCGACATCGCCCAGCCGCTCGACTTCTACGGCGTCAACTACTACGAGCCGCAGGGCGTCGCGGCACCCGGCGAGGGGAATCCCCTTCCCTTCGAACTCCGCCCGGTCGAGGGTTACCCGATGACCACCAACGACTCGCCGATCGTCCCGCAGGGACTGCGCGAGCTGCTGGTGTCCTTCCAGGACCGGTACCAGCAGCAGCTCCCGCCGATCCACATCACGGAGAACGGCTGCAGCTTCGACGACGAGCCCGGTGCGGACGGACTGGTCCACGACGCCGAGCGCATCGAATTCCTGGACAACCACCTGCGCGCCGTCCGCGAGGCGATGGACGCCGGCGTCGACGTCCGCGGGTACTTCGTCTGGTCCCTGCTCGACAACTTCGAGTGGTCCAAGGGGTACGCGCCCCGCTTCGGCCTGGTGCACGTGGACTACGAGACCCAGCGCCGCACCCCGAAGGACTCCTTCGCCTGGTACCGAAAGCTGGTCCGACATGAGTGA
- a CDS encoding MFS transporter yields MSDTTAATGVPEALAEPVVRVRPGWMSLLFFANIALWLGVYAPIQVLLPQQAELLDAANKEAVFGIVTGIGALMALIANPAIGLLSDRTCSRFGRRHPWTVAGAVIAAAGLLVLAVAPNIALMTVGWCLVQAGLNGMLATLMSGIADRVPVGQRAQVGGLVGIAQMLGTVLGAVVVVVMLDLAGLPLGYSACAVIVLGGAAVFVLRTPDARLPVAYRPSGNVKEIMANLWVSPRRHPDFAWAWACHFMINLGNAFGTLYLLFFLKDAVHYPDPDSGLLIMMGLYGAALVVGAVLAGHFSDKSGRRKPYVLVSSGVMAVAALLLVVWQTWPVALIASPLLGVGFGIYMAVALAMLTQVLPTAQDRAKDLGVVNIANALPQVVAPLLTTLILEWLGGYPALFAAAALATLLAGALVTRVRAVQ; encoded by the coding sequence ATGAGTGACACGACCGCCGCCACCGGGGTCCCCGAGGCGCTCGCCGAGCCGGTCGTGCGCGTCCGCCCCGGCTGGATGAGCCTGCTGTTCTTCGCGAACATCGCGCTGTGGCTCGGCGTCTACGCGCCGATCCAGGTCTTGCTGCCGCAGCAGGCGGAGCTGCTCGACGCGGCGAACAAGGAGGCCGTGTTCGGCATCGTGACCGGCATCGGCGCGCTGATGGCGCTGATCGCGAACCCGGCCATCGGGCTGCTGTCCGACCGCACGTGCTCACGCTTCGGCCGGCGCCACCCGTGGACCGTGGCCGGCGCCGTGATCGCCGCGGCCGGGCTGCTCGTGCTCGCGGTGGCGCCGAACATCGCGCTGATGACCGTCGGCTGGTGCCTGGTGCAGGCGGGGCTCAACGGCATGCTCGCGACGCTCATGTCCGGCATCGCCGACCGCGTGCCGGTGGGCCAGCGCGCGCAGGTGGGCGGCCTGGTCGGCATCGCGCAGATGCTCGGCACGGTGCTGGGCGCCGTGGTCGTCGTCGTGATGCTGGACCTCGCCGGGCTGCCGCTCGGGTACTCCGCCTGCGCCGTGATCGTGCTCGGCGGCGCGGCGGTCTTTGTGCTCCGGACGCCGGACGCGCGCCTGCCCGTCGCGTACCGGCCCAGCGGGAACGTCAAAGAGATCATGGCGAACCTCTGGGTCTCGCCGCGCCGTCACCCGGACTTCGCGTGGGCGTGGGCCTGCCACTTCATGATCAACCTCGGCAACGCGTTCGGGACGCTCTACCTGCTGTTCTTCCTCAAGGACGCGGTGCACTACCCGGACCCGGACAGCGGGCTGCTGATCATGATGGGCCTCTACGGCGCCGCGCTGGTGGTCGGCGCCGTGCTCGCCGGGCACTTCTCCGACAAGTCCGGGCGCCGCAAGCCGTACGTGCTGGTGTCCTCGGGCGTGATGGCCGTCGCGGCGCTGCTGCTGGTGGTGTGGCAGACCTGGCCGGTGGCGCTCATCGCGTCGCCGCTGCTCGGCGTCGGGTTCGGCATCTACATGGCGGTGGCGCTGGCGATGCTGACTCAGGTGCTGCCGACCGCGCAGGACCGCGCGAAGGACCTGGGCGTGGTGAACATCGCGAACGCGCTGCCGCAGGTGGTGGCGCCGCTTCTGACCACGCTGATCCTGGAGTGGCTCGGCGGCTATCCGGCTCTGTTCGCGGCGGCGGCCCTCGCGACGCTGCTGGCCGGGGCGCTCGTCACGCGGGTGAGAGCGGTTCAGTAA
- a CDS encoding helix-turn-helix transcriptional regulator, with protein MDASTGGNGSGAGNPVPPDAWEQADMRAALAAREVSAVYRLLRKHGVSQRQIAAMTGQSQSEVSEILKGRQVMAYDVLTRIADGLGVPRGYMGLAYDETTAIRVVGSSGGRQAEEDESVKRRRFLAHAAQVTMGAAVFGPESGTWSSGPARTPAPGRIGMTDVRQVEAATRALRALDYQYGGGFCRDAVVAQLSWGQQMLESNSTELVKSRLFVALADLHSLAGWTSFDTGLMDSARGHFANALDLAKQGDSHPLVANVLYRMGRVYLHQDAANDALKLFQLGQIAAQESGSELAVAVLCANEAWAYAMMGNEDQAMKLLGRSKDEFARADTVNAESWVKFFNETDVYAMTGTVHTVLAQKNVEHTKYAIPALTRAVESYTDDMARSKAFMLSALATNHLLDGDIDHGVKVGGKAIDCAESIKSERVKDRMRPLQAEAERRRNNVDARDLADRLKIFYAA; from the coding sequence ATGGACGCCAGTACTGGCGGCAACGGATCCGGTGCCGGCAACCCGGTGCCCCCGGATGCCTGGGAGCAGGCCGATATGCGCGCAGCGCTGGCCGCCCGGGAGGTCAGCGCCGTGTACCGGCTGTTGCGCAAGCACGGTGTTTCGCAGCGGCAGATCGCCGCGATGACCGGCCAATCGCAGTCCGAGGTGTCGGAGATCCTCAAGGGTCGGCAGGTCATGGCCTACGACGTGCTCACGAGAATCGCCGACGGCCTGGGTGTCCCCCGTGGATACATGGGTCTCGCGTACGACGAGACCACGGCGATACGGGTCGTCGGTTCGTCCGGCGGCCGGCAGGCTGAGGAGGACGAGTCCGTGAAGCGACGGAGGTTCCTCGCGCACGCCGCCCAGGTCACGATGGGTGCGGCGGTGTTCGGTCCGGAATCAGGGACGTGGTCGTCGGGCCCGGCGCGGACGCCGGCTCCCGGGCGCATCGGCATGACCGACGTGCGCCAGGTGGAGGCGGCGACCAGAGCGTTGCGCGCCCTCGATTACCAGTACGGCGGCGGTTTCTGCCGTGACGCCGTGGTGGCGCAGCTGTCCTGGGGACAGCAGATGCTGGAGTCGAATTCGACCGAGCTGGTGAAGTCCCGCCTGTTCGTCGCGCTCGCCGACCTGCACAGCCTGGCCGGCTGGACCTCGTTCGACACCGGGCTGATGGACTCCGCCCGCGGGCACTTCGCGAACGCGCTCGACCTGGCCAAACAGGGCGACAGCCACCCGCTGGTGGCCAACGTGCTGTACCGGATGGGCCGCGTCTACCTGCACCAGGACGCGGCGAACGACGCGCTGAAGCTGTTCCAGCTCGGCCAGATCGCGGCGCAGGAGTCGGGTTCGGAGCTGGCCGTCGCCGTGCTCTGTGCCAACGAGGCCTGGGCCTACGCGATGATGGGCAACGAGGATCAGGCGATGAAGCTGCTCGGCCGGAGCAAGGACGAGTTCGCCCGCGCCGACACCGTGAACGCCGAGTCCTGGGTCAAGTTCTTCAACGAGACCGACGTCTACGCGATGACCGGCACCGTGCACACCGTGCTGGCGCAGAAGAACGTCGAGCACACGAAGTACGCGATCCCGGCACTGACCAGGGCCGTCGAGTCCTACACCGACGACATGGCCCGCAGCAAGGCGTTCATGCTGAGCGCGCTCGCCACGAACCACCTGCTGGACGGCGACATCGACCACGGCGTCAAGGTCGGCGGCAAGGCCATCGACTGCGCGGAGAGCATCAAGTCGGAGCGGGTCAAGGACCGGATGCGCCCGCTGCAGGCGGAGGCCGAGCGGCGACGCAACAACGTCGACGCCCGTGACCTGGCCGACCGGCTCAAGATCTTCTACGCCGCCTGA
- a CDS encoding phosphotransferase family protein, translating into MDGRFTSAKLREVLAETCALLGLDPAGARLLRFTNNAVYALVTAPVVVRIVGSTRLRHRVHTVVRVAEHFARHGIPAIRLLDDVDQPLHVGEHLVTVWREVPSVGRPASPADLADLLRRVHALPPPEGLAEWAPFDAVRARVSDAEELSDGDRRFLLERCAEVEAALDDLDFPLDSGFVHGDAYPGNVIPGPDGPVLCDFDSSCVGPPEWDLTPLAVGRERFGDPPSGYQEFSRAYGFDVTAWPGFSVLRAVRELKLTTSVLPILRSHPQVAAELHRRLDDLRHGRTDVRWSRYR; encoded by the coding sequence GTGGACGGCCGGTTCACCTCAGCCAAGCTGCGCGAAGTGCTGGCCGAAACGTGTGCCCTGCTCGGGCTCGACCCGGCTGGCGCGCGGCTGCTGCGGTTCACCAACAACGCGGTGTACGCGCTGGTCACGGCCCCGGTGGTGGTCCGGATCGTCGGCTCGACGCGGCTGCGGCACCGGGTGCACACGGTCGTCCGCGTCGCCGAGCACTTCGCCCGCCACGGCATCCCCGCGATCCGGCTGCTGGACGACGTCGATCAGCCGCTGCACGTCGGCGAACACCTGGTCACGGTGTGGCGGGAGGTGCCGTCGGTGGGGCGGCCGGCCTCGCCCGCGGACCTCGCCGACCTGCTGCGCCGGGTCCACGCGCTGCCGCCGCCCGAAGGCCTCGCCGAGTGGGCGCCGTTCGACGCGGTGCGGGCGCGGGTGTCCGACGCGGAGGAGCTGTCCGACGGCGACCGGCGGTTCCTGCTGGAGCGCTGCGCCGAGGTCGAGGCGGCCCTTGACGACCTGGACTTCCCGCTGGACAGCGGCTTCGTCCACGGTGACGCGTACCCCGGCAACGTCATCCCCGGCCCGGACGGCCCGGTGCTGTGCGACTTCGACTCCTCGTGCGTCGGCCCGCCCGAGTGGGACCTGACGCCGCTGGCCGTCGGCCGCGAGCGGTTCGGGGACCCGCCGAGCGGTTACCAGGAGTTCTCCCGGGCCTACGGCTTCGACGTGACGGCCTGGCCGGGGTTCTCCGTACTGCGCGCCGTGCGGGAGCTGAAACTGACCACCAGCGTGCTGCCGATCCTGCGCAGTCACCCGCAGGTCGCCGCGGAGCTGCACCGGCGCCTGGACGACCTCCGCCACGGCCGGACGGACGTCCGGTGGTCCCGCTACCGCTGA
- a CDS encoding copper resistance D family protein gives MTQAETTTNVRWITLLCVVTAGLLGALIGVALTASAPIPGVVEPSAVVSTAIPIVRVLLDLAAVATIGLALLSVLVGYDRPNLTEPVMRRARPAAVAAALVWSASAVVALILQTAEYKPGSPTLTAADIGTYIAEVGAGKALVIVAVLALLHAVLGFVALRHGEKVPAEVRVGVGMFALLPLPVTGHASNWSYHDYTMISMELHVMSAVAWCGGLAAMTVLLASNRTLLAYALPRFSKLATLCLVISAVTGLFNGIVEILANPTIGFWAGVFTTPYGQLMLLKLLCTGVIALLGAHLRWRLMPQILRHNRTAIASWATLEVTVMGLAFGFAVVLTRAPVTVS, from the coding sequence GTGACACAGGCTGAGACCACCACGAACGTCCGCTGGATCACGCTGCTCTGCGTGGTCACGGCGGGGCTGCTGGGCGCCCTGATCGGCGTCGCGCTGACGGCTTCCGCGCCCATCCCGGGTGTGGTGGAGCCCAGCGCGGTGGTCTCGACCGCCATCCCGATCGTGCGGGTGCTGCTGGACCTGGCGGCGGTCGCCACGATCGGGCTGGCGCTGCTGTCCGTGCTGGTCGGCTACGACCGGCCGAACCTCACCGAACCGGTGATGCGGCGGGCGCGTCCCGCCGCCGTCGCCGCCGCGCTGGTCTGGTCGGCCAGCGCGGTGGTGGCGCTCATCCTCCAGACCGCCGAGTACAAGCCCGGCTCGCCGACGCTGACGGCGGCCGACATCGGCACGTACATCGCCGAGGTCGGCGCCGGGAAGGCGCTGGTGATCGTCGCGGTGCTGGCGCTGCTGCACGCCGTGCTCGGTTTCGTCGCGCTGCGCCACGGCGAAAAGGTGCCGGCCGAGGTGCGCGTCGGCGTCGGCATGTTCGCGCTGCTGCCGCTGCCCGTGACCGGCCACGCGTCGAACTGGAGCTACCACGACTACACGATGATCTCGATGGAGCTGCACGTGATGAGCGCGGTCGCCTGGTGCGGCGGCCTCGCCGCGATGACCGTGCTGCTCGCTTCGAACCGCACGCTCCTCGCGTACGCGCTCCCCCGGTTCTCGAAGCTGGCCACGCTCTGCCTGGTCATCTCGGCCGTCACCGGCCTGTTCAACGGCATCGTCGAGATCCTCGCGAACCCCACCATCGGCTTCTGGGCCGGCGTCTTCACCACGCCGTACGGCCAGCTGATGCTGCTCAAGCTGCTGTGCACGGGCGTGATCGCGCTGCTCGGCGCGCACCTGCGCTGGCGGCTGATGCCGCAGATCCTGCGCCACAACCGCACGGCGATCGCTTCCTGGGCGACGCTCGAGGTGACGGTGATGGGCCTGGCGTTCGGCTTCGCGGTGGTACTGACGCGGGCCCCCGTCACCGTCTCCTGA
- a CDS encoding copper resistance CopC family protein produces the protein MRKALLALAITGVALLGTATPALAHNVLISSDPANGASVATGPSKITLTFDQYVQNADVNQIAVTGPSGGQWAEGPVTVQNNVISAPLRPLGPAGKYTVGYRILSADGHPVSGEIPFTLTAAGTGTPASVDAAKAAGAPAAAGSSSSTASSSTGIPIWVWIAGAVVLLAIGLTVALRTGGREPGQEKTKQ, from the coding sequence ATGCGGAAAGCGCTCCTCGCGCTGGCGATCACCGGGGTGGCCCTGCTGGGCACGGCCACCCCGGCGCTGGCGCACAACGTGCTGATCAGCTCGGACCCGGCGAACGGCGCGTCCGTCGCCACCGGGCCGTCGAAGATCACGCTGACCTTCGACCAGTACGTGCAGAACGCCGACGTCAACCAGATCGCGGTGACCGGTCCCAGCGGCGGCCAGTGGGCCGAGGGTCCGGTGACCGTGCAGAACAACGTGATCAGCGCTCCGCTGCGGCCGCTCGGCCCGGCGGGCAAGTACACCGTCGGCTACCGGATCCTGTCGGCCGACGGGCACCCGGTCTCGGGCGAGATCCCGTTCACGCTCACCGCCGCGGGCACCGGCACCCCGGCGAGCGTCGACGCGGCGAAGGCCGCCGGCGCGCCCGCGGCCGCCGGCTCGTCCTCGTCGACGGCCTCCTCATCGACGGGAATCCCGATCTGGGTCTGGATCGCCGGCGCGGTGGTCCTGCTCGCGATCGGCCTCACCGTCGCGCTCCGCACGGGCGGGCGGGAGCCGGGTCAGGAGAAGACGAAGCAGTGA